A window from Drosophila yakuba strain Tai18E2 chromosome 3L, Prin_Dyak_Tai18E2_2.1, whole genome shotgun sequence encodes these proteins:
- the LOC6533771 gene encoding gustatory receptor 68a produces MKIFQDIWPISWPSQILAILPFYSRDVEDSFRLGGLGRWYGRLVALIMLLSSLTLGKDVLFASKEYRLVASAQGDTEEINRTIETLLCIISYTMVVLSSVQNASRHFHALRDIAKIDEFLLAYGFRENYSCRHLAILVTSGAAGVLAVAFYYIHYRSGIGLKRQIILLVIYFLQLLYSTLLALYLRTLMMNLTKRIVFLNQKLDTFNLHMDNWRELSNLIEVLCKFRYITENINCVAGVSLLFYFGFSFYTVTNQSYLAFATLTAGSLRSKEEVADTIGLSCIWVLAETITMTAICSACDCLASEVNGTAQILARIYGKSRQFQNLIDKFLTKSIKQDLQFTAYGFFSIDNSTLFKIFSAVTTYLVILIQFKQLEDSKVEDISPA; encoded by the coding sequence ATGAAGATCTTCCAGGACATTTGGCCTATATCCTGGCCCTCGCAGATCTTAGCTATACTGCCATTCTATAGTCGAGACGTGGAGGATAGCTTTCGCTTGGGAGGATTGGGTCGCTGGTATGGACGTCTGGTGGCCCTGATTATGCTGCTCAGCTCATTGACACTCGGCAAGGATGTGCTCTTCGCCTCCAAGGAGTACAGATTGGTGGCCAGTGCCCAGGGTGACACCGAGGAGATCAACAGGACCATCGAGACGCTTCTGTGCATCATCAGCTATACAATGGTGGTACTATCGAGTGTGCAGAATGCATCTAGACACTTTCACGCTCTGCGCGATATTGCCAAAATCGATGAGTTCCTGCTGGCTTATGGCTTCCGGGAGAACTACAGTTGTCGCCATTTGGCCATCCTGGTCACCTCTGGAGCAGCAGGTGTCCTTGCTGTGGCCTTTTACTATATTCACTATCGAAGTGGCATTGGCCTCAAAAGGCAGATCATCCTGCTCGTGATCTACTTCCTCCAGCTGCTATACTCCACTCTATTGGCCTTGTATCTGAGGACACTGATGATGAACTTGACAAAAAGAATTGTATTTCTTAACCAGAAACTGGACACATTCAATCTTCACATGGACAACTGGCGTGAGTTGAGTAACCTGATAGAGGTGCTCTGCAAATTTCGCTACATCACCGAGAATATTAATTGCGTGGCCGGAGTTTCGTTGCTATTCTACTTCGGTTTCTCCTTCTATACGGTCACAAATCAGAGTTACTTGGCCTTTGCCACATTGACCGCCGGCTCGTTGAGATCCAAAGAAGAAGTGGCTGATACCATTGGACTGTCATGTATCTGGGTTTTGGCCGAAACCATCACAATGACTGCGATTTGCAGCGCATGTGACTGCCTGGCATCGGAGGTGAATGGCACGGCACAGATCCTGGCGAGGATTTACGGAAAGAGCAGGCAGTTCCAGAACCTCATCGACAAGTTTCTAACGAAGAGCATCAAACAGGATCTTCAGTTCACCGCCTACGGATTCTTCTCCATCGACAACTCCACTCTCTTCAAGATCTTCTCGGCTGTTACGACCTATCTGGTGATTCTCATCCAGTTTAAGCAGCTGGAGGACTCCAAGGTGGAGGACATTAGCCCGGCTTAA